CGGTGGCATGTGCTGCGTGAAATACGGCGTGACCACCGAGTACGTCCTCGGCCTGGAGGTGGTGCTCGCCTCGGGTGAGGTGCTGCGCACCGGTCGGCGTACCGCCAAGGGGGTGGCCGGCTACGACCTCACCCGGCTCTTCGTCGGTTCGGAGGGAACCCTCGGGGTGATCACCGAGATCACCGTCTCGCTCCGCCCCGCGCCCGAGGAGTCGCTGACCATGGTCGCGGTCTTCCCGTCGATCGCCACGGCCGGTGCGGCGGTGGCCGAGATCTCGGCCCAGGGGCTCTCGCCGAGCCTGCTGGAACTGCTGGACCAGACCCACCTGCGGGCGATCGAGGCGTACCGGCCGATGGGACTTCGTACGGACGCGCGGGCGCTGCTGCTCGCGGCGGTCGACACCGGTTCGCGGGCCCCGGCGGACCTGGCCCGGCTCGCCGCCGCCTGCACCGCGACCGGCGCCGACGAGGTCTTCACCGCCACCGACCCGGTCGAGGCGGCGGCGCTGCTCCAGGCGCGGCGGTTGGCTCACCCGGCGATGGAACGATTCGCCGCCGAGGCGTTCCCGGCCGGCAACGGTGGGCTCTTCCTCGACGACGTGGCGGTGCCGCGCAGCCGGCTGGCCGCCCTGCTGGACGGCATCGAGCGGATCGCCGCCGAGGAGGAGGTGCTGATCGGGGTGGTCGGGCACGCCGGGGACGGCAACATGCACCCGCTGATCGTGGTCGACCGGGCGGACCCGGTCAGCATGGCGCGCGGCCAGCGGGCCTTCGACGCGATCATGGAGCTCGCCCTGGCCCTCGGCGGGACCTGCACCGGCGAGCACGGGGTGGGGCTGCTCAAGCGCGACTGGCTGGCCCGCGAGATCGGCCCGGTCGGCGTACGGGTCCATCACGCGATCAAGGCAGCCCTCGACCCCACCGGCCTCTTCAACCCCGGCAAGGTCATCTGACCCGGTGGCGGGACCCGCCGCCCGGGCGGGACACCCTCGGTCAGCTCGGCAGTTCCGCCCCGGCGGCCTCGGCGCCCACGCCCCGGTCGGCGGCGAAGCCCCGCACGTCCGACACCCCGAGCCGGGCCGCGTCAGCGGTGGCGTCGTCGGGCATCCGCTGCGACTGCCGTTCCGCCTCGACCCGGGCCAGGTAGTGCTCCACCTCACGGGCCCGGACCTGGGCGTCCCAGCCGAGCACCCGGCCCATGATCTCGGCGGCGTGTTCGGCCGACTCGGTGCCCCGATGGGCGGTTTCGAACGAGATCCGGGTCCGTCGGGTCAGCACGTCGTCCAGGTGCAGTGCCCCCTCGGCGCTGGCCGCGTACGCGACCTCGGCCGCCAGGTACTCCGGCGCACCGGTGAGCGGCGCGGCGAGCAGTGGATCGGCCGCGATCAGGGCCAGCAGGTCGACGGTGAGGCTGCCGTACCGCTCCAGGAGGTGCTCCACCACCCCGACCTGGACCCCGTGCCGGCGGGCCAGGTCGGCCCGGTCCCGCCACATCGCCGGGAATCCGTCCGCGCCGAGCAGCGGCAGGTCGGCGGTACGCGACGGGCGGGCGTTGCCGAGCCGGCGGGCCGCCCGGTCGACCACGTCACTGGCCATCACCCGGTACGTCGTGTACTTGCCACCGGCCACCAACAGCAGCCCGAGCATCGGCTCGACCACCGCGTGCTCCCGGGAGAGTTTCGAGGTGGAGTCCGCCTCACCGGAGAGCAGCGGACGCAGCCCGGCGTACACGCCCTCGATGTCCGAGGTGGTCAACGGCCGGTCGAGCACGGTGTTGACCTGATCCAACAGGTAGTCGATGTCGCGGGCGGAGGCCGCCGGGTGGGCCCGGTCGAGGGTCCAGTCGGTGTCCGTGGTGCCGATGATCCAGTGGCCGCCCCAGGGCAGCACAAAAAGCACCGAGGTGGCGGTCCGCAGGATCAGCCCGGCCTCACCGGTGATCGCCGAACGCGGCACCACCAGGTGCACCCCCTTGGAGGAACGCACCCGCAGCCCCGGGCGGGCGCCGATGTCGCCCAGCATCCGCGACATGTCGTCGCTCCACACCCCGGTCGCGGCGATGACCGTACGGGCGTTCACCTCGAACTCGGCGTCCGGCGAACCGGGCCGCGCCTCCATGTCGCGTACCCGTACCCCGGTCACCTCGCGTGCCTGCCGGATCAGGCCGACGGCGCGGGTGCTGGTCACCACGGCCGCGCCGAGGCTCGCCGCGGTCCGGGCCAGGGTGACCACCAGGCGGGCGTCGTCGACCTGGCCGTCGTAGTAGCGGATCGCACCGGCGACCGCGTCGGCGCGCAGGCTCGGGAAGAGCCGGCGGGCCCCCTCACGACTCAGGTGGCGGTGCAGCGGCATGCCCCGGCCACCGCCGAAGACACCGGCGAACGCGTCGTACGCGGCCACCCCGGCCCCGTAGTACGAGCGCCGCCAGGCCCGTGCGGGCAGCGCCGCCGGGCCCGCTCCGGGCGGGAGCGGCACCAGGATCGGCACCGGTCGGACCAGGTGCGGTGCGAGCCGGGTGGCGAGCAGGCCACGTTCGGTCAGCGCCTCGTGCACCAGCCCGAATTCGAGCTGTTCGAGGTAGCGCAGGCCGCCGTGGATGAGCTTGCTGGAGCGGCTGGAGGTGCCGGCGGCGTAGTCGCGCGCCTCGACCAGAGCCACCCGAAGTCCGCGCGAAGCGGCGTCGAGGGCGGCGCCCGCGCCGGTCACCCCACCACCGATCACGAGTACGTCGAACCGCTCGCCCCGCAGGCGGCGCAGATCCGCCGCGCGGCGGGCCGGTGAGAGTTGGCCGGCTTCGTACCGGGAGATGTTCGGATCGCGCACCTGTCCACGTTAACCGCATCCGGTGAACAGTTCGCGCCCTCGGTGGGTCGTACTGTTTCCGGCATGCAGGTCGGACCCGCGCAGCCCGCCGACGAACCGGCTCCCCCACCGTTCCACGCCGTACCGGTCCACGCCGGTGGCGGGCCATGGCCGGTCGTCGCGGCCGTGCTGATCGGCTGCTGGGCGGTCGCGGTCACCGTCGGCGCCCAGCTCACCGGCTGGTCCATCGAACAGTTGCTGCTGGTCGGCGGGGTCTCGCTGCCGGCGTGGGTGTGGCCGGTCACCGGGCTGGCGAACGCCGTGCTGGTCGGCGTACCGGCCGGGCTGCTCGCCCTCCTCCCCCGTTCGGCGACCGTTCGGGCGACCGGGCGGGTCTGGCTGGTCGGCGCGCTCGCGCTCGGCGTGTTCGGCCTGCTCCGGGCGATCCCCCTGGTCCACCAGGAGGGCTACCTGGCCGCCCTCACCGTGGTCGCCACGCTGGCGGCGACACTCGTACGTCGACGCGCCCACCGCCCCGACCGGCCGGAACGGGAACCCGCCCTGATCGGCACCGGACTGGCGATCGCCGCCGGGCTGGCCCTGCTCCTGCCCTGGCTCTGGCTCGGCGCCCTCGGCGGCCGGCTGGAGAGCGCACTGGCACTCACCTCCGCCGCCGCCCTCGGCTGGTTCGCCACCACACTGCTCGACCAGGACTTCTGGGCCGGGTACGAACGCCACGCCGATGGCCGACCCGCTGGTGCGGCCCGGCTCGTGCTGCTCGGCGGTCTGGTCGCGGGTGTCGCGCTGCTCCTGGTCGCGGGCGGGACCGGCCCCGGCGGCAGCCAGCTCGCCGCGCTGCTCGTCCTCCCCCCGGCCGGTTTCACCGTCGCCGCGCTCCGCCGACTCGGCCACCTGGCCGGATCGGCGCCGACCGGCTGGCTGGTCGGGCTCGCTGCGGTCGGCCCCCTGGCCCTGGTCGACCCGGAGGAGATCTCGATCCTGCTCGCCACCACCCGGGACGTGCCGTACTGGACAGCGCTCGCCGCCGGTGCCTCGCTCGCCATCGCCCTCCTCGCCGGCCTCGGCTACGGCCTGGCGTTCGGCCGGGTACGGGCCGGCGTCCCGCGCCGTGCGGTGGCGGCGACCGTCACCGTGGTGCTGGTGCTCGCCGCCGGGGGCATCTACCTGGGCCTCGGCCAACCGGGCTGGTACGGGGAACGACTCTTCGTGGTGTTGAAGGAGCAGGCGCCCCTGGACGACCTGATGGCCGGACCCACCGGAGCGACCGGCCAGCCCGAACGGGTACGCGAGGTCCACCGCCGGCTCGTCGGCACGGCGCTTCGTGCCCAGGCGGACCTGCGCCACGAACTCGACCGCTGGGGGTTGGCGTACCGGCCCTACTACCTGGTCAACGCGATCGAGGTGACCGGCGGACCGGTCGTACGCGGCTGGCTCTCCCGCCGCGACGACGTCGACCGGGTGCTGATCAGCCAGGACCTGCGGCCACTGCCGGCGCCCGCGTCGACCCACCACAGTGGCGGTACGGCGCCGACCGTACCGTCCTGGAACCTCACCCAGATCGGCGCGGACCAGGTCTGGGCACAGCTACGGGTGGACGGGTCCGGAATCGTGGTCGGCAGCTCGGACTCCGGAGTGGACGGTCACCACCCGGCTCTCGTCGACGGTTTCCGGGGCGGCGACGACTCCTGGTACGACCCGTGGAACGGCACCCGTTTCCCCAGTGACAGCGGCGGCCACGGTACGCACACGCTCGCCTCGGCCGTCGGCGACGAGAACGTGGGCGTCGCCCCCGGGGCCAGTTGGATCGGCTGCGTCAATCTCGACCGCAACCTCGGCAACCCCGCCCACTACCTGGACTGCCTCCAGTTCATGCTGGCCCCCTTCCCCACCGGCGGCGACCCGTTCACCGACGGCCGGCCGGACCGGGCCCCGCAGGTGCTGACCAACTCGTGGGGCTGTCCCCCGGTCGAGGGCTGTGACGCCGGCGCGCTCCGCCCGGCCACCGCCGCCTTCGCCGCCGCCGGGATCTTCTTCACCGCCGCCGCCGGCAACACCGGTCCCCGCTGCGCCTCCATCGACGACCCGCCCGCGCCGTACGCCGATGTGTTCACGGTTGGCGCGGTGGACCGGGACCGGCGGGTCGCCCCCTTCTCCAGCCGTGGTCCGGCGATTGGCGGCGCCCCGAAACCCGACCTGGTCGCGCCGGGCGCCGACGTTCTCTCGGCGATGCCGGGCGGCGGGTACGAGGCCCTCAGCGGCACCTCGATGGCGACCCCGCACGTGGCCGGCGTGGTGGCGTTGATGTGGTCGGCCAACCCGGCGCTCATCGGCGACCTGGACCGCACCAGGCAGATCCTGCGTGACACCGCCACCCCGGTCTCACTCCCCGGCGCGAATGCCACCGCCGCCGCCTGCGGCCCCGACAGCAACTCCGCTGGCGCTGGCCTCCTCAACGCCCCAGCCGCCGTCCACGCCGCCCTGGGGTAAGGAAGGGCCCCTTGTTATCGCTTTTTGTATAGGAAGGGGCCCTTCCTAACCGGTCGGCGGGAACGGTCCGGGCACCGGGTCAGGGCCGTGATGTCTTAGGGTCGGCAGTCGTGGATCACGATTTTTCGATCATCGAGCTGACCGAGGACGACGTACCCGCGGTGGTGACCCTCTGCGGTGAGGCGCTGGACCTGCCGGACGACGCGGCGGAGGCCCCGGTGATCGTCGCCCGGCTACGCGACACCACCACTCTGCCGGGTGCGACGATCCGGCGCCGTACGGTCGGTTTTGTGGCCGTCGTGGGCTCCGCCACCGTCGGTGTTGTGCTCGGCTCGATCGCCCACCGTGACCCGTCGCTCGGCCACGTAGACCTGATCGCGGTGCATCCGACCCACCGCCGTCAGGGGATCGGGCGGGCGCTGCTGGCCCGGATCGAGGGTGCGCTCTCCGGGCTCGGCGCCGGTGAGGTGCTGCTCGCGGGCAACCCGCCGCACTACGCCTGGCCCGGCATCGACGTGCGCTACACCCCGGCGGTCTGCGCCGCGATGGCGCTCGGCTACGAGCAGGAGAACATCGCCTGGAACATGACGGCGGACCTGTCGTACGACGCGTCGCCGGCGTTGCGCAGCACGTCGACGGCCGAGCAGCGCCTGGCCGACCAGGGCATCACGGTACGTCGGGCGGAGCCGGACGATGCCGCCATGCTGGTCGAGTTCGCCCGGGAGACGTTCGGCGTGGGCTGGGGCGGCGAGGTGGCCGACTCGATCGGCAGGACCGGCGCCGGCTGCCACATCGCCGTACGGGACCGCGTTCCGGCCACTGTGGAGAGTCGTTCTGACGCGTCGGGTGACGGTGACCCGGCCGTCGACGGTAACGGGGACGGGGCGGTTCCCGGCAGCGACGAGTCCACTTCCCCGCAGGTCGGGGCGGCGGCGGTGGAGGTGCTCGGGTTCGCCGCGTACGGCTCGTCCCGGCCGAGTTGGTTCGGTCCGATGGGTACGGCGCCGGCCGCGCAGGGCCTGGGTATCGGTGGGGTGCTGTTGCGCCGTTGTCTGGCCGATCAGCGGGCGGCTGGGCACGAGCGTGCCGAGATCGGTTGGGTCGGTCCGGTGCCGTTCTATGCCAGCAACTCGGGCGCCCGGATCGAGCGGGTCTTCTTCCTGTACCGCAAGCAGCTCTAACGGAATAGCCCGAAAGGGGCGAATAGGAGATATCCGTTTATAGTGCCGTTTCTCAGCACTGTCCCTCGCCTGCCTCCTACCGTTTGAGCAAAGGAGGAAATCATGGCGAAGGACGACGAACCGACTGACGATCTCCCTGCGGCCGCCTGGGCTCGGATGGCCGCGGAGGTCCCCGCCGAAACGCCGGTACATCGCCTGGACTACGGCGACGCGGACCAGCGGGCTGAAATGGATGGACCGGACGAACTGCCGTCCGACGAACCACTGGAAATGGTCGACGCCCCGATCCAGATCAGGAAGCCGTTCTCCCGCGCGGACAAGCAACGCAATCAGCGACGTCTGCCGACCTGACGCGGACGACGAAGGGGGCGGACCGCTCGCGCGGCCCGCCCCCTTCGGGAGTGTCTGGACTCAGAAGTCCATGTCCCCGCCGCCCGGCGCAGCCGCCGGGGCCGGGTTCTTCTCCGGCTTGTCCGCCACCACTGCCTCGGTGGTCAGGAACAGGGCCGCGATCGAGGCCGCGTTCTGCAGCGCTGACCGGGTCACCTTGGCCGGGTCGATGATGCCGGCCTTGAGCAGGTCGACGTACTCACCGTTCGCGGCGTTCAGGCCGTGGCCGGCCTCCAGGTTGCGCACCTTCTCCACCACGACGCCACCCTCAAGGCCGGCGTTGACGGCGATCTGGCGCAGCGGGGCGTCCAGCGCGATCTTGACGATCGTCGCACCGGTCGCCTCGTCACCCGCGAGGTCCAGCTTGTCGAAGGCGGTCTTGCCGGCCTGCACCAGCGCGACGCCACCACCGGGGACGATGCCCTCCTCGACGGCCGCCTTCGCGTTGCGAACGGCGTCCTCGATGCGGTGCTTGCGCTCCTTGAGCTCGACCTCGGTGGCCGCGCCAACCTTGATCACCGCAACACCGCCGGCCAGCTTGGCCAGGCGCTCCTGCAGCTTCTCGCGGTCGTAGTCGGAGTCGCTCTTCTCGATCTCGGCACGGATCTGGTTGACCCGACCCTGGATCTGGTCGGCGTCACCGGCACCGTCGACGATCGTGGTCTCGTCCTTGGTCACCACGACCTTGCGGGCGCGGCCCAGCATGTCGAGGCCGATGCCGTCGAGCTTGAGGCCCAGCTCCTCGCTGATGACCGCGCCACCGGCGAGGATCGCGATGTCGGTCAGCATGGCCTTGCGACGGTCACCGAAGCCCGGAGCCTTGACGGCGACGGACTTGAAGGTGCCCCGAACCTTGTTGACGATGAGGGTGGCGAGCGCCTCGCCCTCGACGTCCTCGGAGATGATCAGCAGCGGCTTGCCCGACTGCATGACCTTCTCCAGGATCGGCAGCAGGTCCTTCACCGAAGCGATCTTGCTGTTGACGATCAGGATGTAGGGGTCGTCGAGGACGGCCTCCATCCGCTCCGGGTCGGTCCAGAAGTAGGGCGAGATGTAGCCCTTGTCGAAGCGCATACCCTCGGTGAGCTCAAGCTCGAGCCCGAAGGTGTTGCTCTCCTCGACGGTGATGACGCCTTCCTTGCCGACCTTGTCCATCGCCTCGGCGATGATCTCGCCGACGGTGGTGTCACCGGCGGAGATCGACGCGGTCGAGGCGATCTGCTCCTTGGTCTCGACGTCCTTGGCGAGCTTGGCCAGCTCCTCCGCCACGGCGGCGACAGCGGCCTCGATGCCCCGCTTCAGGGCCATCGGGTTCGCGCCGGCCGCGACGTTACGCAGGCCCTCGCGGACCAGCGCCTGGGCCAGGACGGTCGCCGTCGTCGTGCCGTCACCGGCAACGTCGTCGGTCTTCTTGGCGACCTCCTTGACCAGCTCAGCGCCGATCTTCTCGTAGGGGTCCTCGAGCTCGATCTCCTTGGCGATGCTCACACCATCGTTGGTGATGGTGGGGGCACCCCACTTCTTCTCGAGCACGACGTTGCGGCCCTTGGGGCCGAGCGTCACCTTGACGGCGTCGGCGAGCTGGTTCATGCCCCGCTCGAGGCCACGGCGGGCCTCTTCGTCGAACGCGATGATCTTGGCCATACGGCGTTGTCCTCCTGGACACTCACGGCCGCCCGAGCCGGTTGTCCCGGATCGGCCGCCTGACTACGCACCTTCGGACGTCACCACTGCGCTGGCGCGCGGCATGATCCGACAACGATCACACCGGACCGACTCCCGCGCGCTAGGCGGCAGTGACGTCCGTCGGTCGGGCCGGACAGCCCGCGACGACCGGCCATCCGCCCCGCCCCCGCTTCCGGTTGCGCGACCGTGGCCCTAACCGCCCCGACCTTCTGGCACTCACACCGCGCGAGTGCCAATCACTTGTTTAGCACTCTCCCATGGCGAGTGCAAGCGAGTGGGCCAGAGCGAGCGTGGTCGAAAACGCGCGGGCGGCGCACCGAGCACGGCATCGACCAGGGAGATCTCCACGGAGGGCCGGCTCACACGCACTCTCGCCGGGCGGGTCGCAGGGCACGCCACCGCGAACGCTGGCGGGT
The Micromonospora pisi DNA segment above includes these coding regions:
- a CDS encoding FAD-binding oxidoreductase; the protein is MAGSPLIDELRATLGTAAVLTDPDLLRGYQRDEADLCESAPPSVVVRPRTTAEVVEVVRLAAAYGVPVIPQGARTGLAGGANSIEGALVLATTAMDRILEIDRVNRIAVLQPGVVNATLAAEVARHGLRYPPDPGSWESSTIGGNVSTNAGGMCCVKYGVTTEYVLGLEVVLASGEVLRTGRRTAKGVAGYDLTRLFVGSEGTLGVITEITVSLRPAPEESLTMVAVFPSIATAGAAVAEISAQGLSPSLLELLDQTHLRAIEAYRPMGLRTDARALLLAAVDTGSRAPADLARLAAACTATGADEVFTATDPVEAAALLQARRLAHPAMERFAAEAFPAGNGGLFLDDVAVPRSRLAALLDGIERIAAEEEVLIGVVGHAGDGNMHPLIVVDRADPVSMARGQRAFDAIMELALALGGTCTGEHGVGLLKRDWLAREIGPVGVRVHHAIKAALDPTGLFNPGKVI
- a CDS encoding glycerol-3-phosphate dehydrogenase/oxidase, which encodes MSRYEAGQLSPARRAADLRRLRGERFDVLVIGGGVTGAGAALDAASRGLRVALVEARDYAAGTSSRSSKLIHGGLRYLEQLEFGLVHEALTERGLLATRLAPHLVRPVPILVPLPPGAGPAALPARAWRRSYYGAGVAAYDAFAGVFGGGRGMPLHRHLSREGARRLFPSLRADAVAGAIRYYDGQVDDARLVVTLARTAASLGAAVVTSTRAVGLIRQAREVTGVRVRDMEARPGSPDAEFEVNARTVIAATGVWSDDMSRMLGDIGARPGLRVRSSKGVHLVVPRSAITGEAGLILRTATSVLFVLPWGGHWIIGTTDTDWTLDRAHPAASARDIDYLLDQVNTVLDRPLTTSDIEGVYAGLRPLLSGEADSTSKLSREHAVVEPMLGLLLVAGGKYTTYRVMASDVVDRAARRLGNARPSRTADLPLLGADGFPAMWRDRADLARRHGVQVGVVEHLLERYGSLTVDLLALIAADPLLAAPLTGAPEYLAAEVAYAASAEGALHLDDVLTRRTRISFETAHRGTESAEHAAEIMGRVLGWDAQVRAREVEHYLARVEAERQSQRMPDDATADAARLGVSDVRGFAADRGVGAEAAGAELPS
- a CDS encoding S8 family serine peptidase; its protein translation is MQVGPAQPADEPAPPPFHAVPVHAGGGPWPVVAAVLIGCWAVAVTVGAQLTGWSIEQLLLVGGVSLPAWVWPVTGLANAVLVGVPAGLLALLPRSATVRATGRVWLVGALALGVFGLLRAIPLVHQEGYLAALTVVATLAATLVRRRAHRPDRPEREPALIGTGLAIAAGLALLLPWLWLGALGGRLESALALTSAAALGWFATTLLDQDFWAGYERHADGRPAGAARLVLLGGLVAGVALLLVAGGTGPGGSQLAALLVLPPAGFTVAALRRLGHLAGSAPTGWLVGLAAVGPLALVDPEEISILLATTRDVPYWTALAAGASLAIALLAGLGYGLAFGRVRAGVPRRAVAATVTVVLVLAAGGIYLGLGQPGWYGERLFVVLKEQAPLDDLMAGPTGATGQPERVREVHRRLVGTALRAQADLRHELDRWGLAYRPYYLVNAIEVTGGPVVRGWLSRRDDVDRVLISQDLRPLPAPASTHHSGGTAPTVPSWNLTQIGADQVWAQLRVDGSGIVVGSSDSGVDGHHPALVDGFRGGDDSWYDPWNGTRFPSDSGGHGTHTLASAVGDENVGVAPGASWIGCVNLDRNLGNPAHYLDCLQFMLAPFPTGGDPFTDGRPDRAPQVLTNSWGCPPVEGCDAGALRPATAAFAAAGIFFTAAAGNTGPRCASIDDPPAPYADVFTVGAVDRDRRVAPFSSRGPAIGGAPKPDLVAPGADVLSAMPGGGYEALSGTSMATPHVAGVVALMWSANPALIGDLDRTRQILRDTATPVSLPGANATAAACGPDSNSAGAGLLNAPAAVHAALG
- a CDS encoding GNAT family N-acetyltransferase; the protein is MDHDFSIIELTEDDVPAVVTLCGEALDLPDDAAEAPVIVARLRDTTTLPGATIRRRTVGFVAVVGSATVGVVLGSIAHRDPSLGHVDLIAVHPTHRRQGIGRALLARIEGALSGLGAGEVLLAGNPPHYAWPGIDVRYTPAVCAAMALGYEQENIAWNMTADLSYDASPALRSTSTAEQRLADQGITVRRAEPDDAAMLVEFARETFGVGWGGEVADSIGRTGAGCHIAVRDRVPATVESRSDASGDGDPAVDGNGDGAVPGSDESTSPQVGAAAVEVLGFAAYGSSRPSWFGPMGTAPAAQGLGIGGVLLRRCLADQRAAGHERAEIGWVGPVPFYASNSGARIERVFFLYRKQL
- the groL gene encoding chaperonin GroEL (60 kDa chaperone family; promotes refolding of misfolded polypeptides especially under stressful conditions; forms two stacked rings of heptamers to form a barrel-shaped 14mer; ends can be capped by GroES; misfolded proteins enter the barrel where they are refolded when GroES binds) translates to MAKIIAFDEEARRGLERGMNQLADAVKVTLGPKGRNVVLEKKWGAPTITNDGVSIAKEIELEDPYEKIGAELVKEVAKKTDDVAGDGTTTATVLAQALVREGLRNVAAGANPMALKRGIEAAVAAVAEELAKLAKDVETKEQIASTASISAGDTTVGEIIAEAMDKVGKEGVITVEESNTFGLELELTEGMRFDKGYISPYFWTDPERMEAVLDDPYILIVNSKIASVKDLLPILEKVMQSGKPLLIISEDVEGEALATLIVNKVRGTFKSVAVKAPGFGDRRKAMLTDIAILAGGAVISEELGLKLDGIGLDMLGRARKVVVTKDETTIVDGAGDADQIQGRVNQIRAEIEKSDSDYDREKLQERLAKLAGGVAVIKVGAATEVELKERKHRIEDAVRNAKAAVEEGIVPGGGVALVQAGKTAFDKLDLAGDEATGATIVKIALDAPLRQIAVNAGLEGGVVVEKVRNLEAGHGLNAANGEYVDLLKAGIIDPAKVTRSALQNAASIAALFLTTEAVVADKPEKNPAPAAAPGGGDMDF